Proteins encoded within one genomic window of Acomys russatus chromosome 5, mAcoRus1.1, whole genome shotgun sequence:
- the Rbbp6 gene encoding E3 ubiquitin-protein ligase RBBP6 isoform X1 → MSCVHYKFSSKLNYDTVTFDGLHISLCDLKKQIMGREKLKAADSDLQITNAQTKEEYTDDNALIPKNSSVIVRRIPIGGVKSTSKTYVISRSEPVMGTTKAIDDSSASISLAQLTKTANLAEANASEEDKIKAMMSQSGHEYDPINYMKKPLGPPPPSYTCFRCGKPGHYIKNCPTNGDKNFESGPRIKKSTGIPRSFMMEVKDPNMKGAMLTNTGKYAIPTIDAEAYAIGKKEKPPFLPEEPSSSSEEDDPIPDELLCLICKDIMTDAVVIPCCGNSYCDECIRTALLESDEHTCPTCHQNDVSPDALIANKFLRQAVNNFKNETGYTKRLRKQLPPPPPPIPPPRPLIQRNLQPLMRSPISRQQDPLMIPVTSSSAHPAPSISSLTSNPSSLAPSVPGNPSSAPAPVPDITATVSISVHSEKSDGPFRDSDNKLLPAAALTSEHSKGASSIAITALMEEKGYQVPVLGTPSLLGQSLLHGQLIPTTGPVRINAARPGGGRPGWEHSNKLGYLVSPPQQIRRGERSCYRSINRGRHHSERSQRTQGPSLPATPVFVPVAPPPLYPPPPHTLPLPPGVPPPQFSPQFPPGQPPPAGYSVPPPGFPPAPANISAPWVSSGVQSAHSNTIPTTQAPPLSREEFYREQRRLKEEEKKKSKLDEFTNDFAKELMEYKKIQKERRRSFSRSKSPYSGSSYSRSSYTYSKSRSGSTRSRSYSRSFSRSHSRSYSRSPPYPRRGRGKSRNYRSRSRSHGYHRSRSRSPPYRRYHSRSRSPQAFRGQSPTKRNVPQGETEREYFNRYREVPPPYDIKAYYGRSVDFRDPFEKERYREWERKYREWYEKYYKGYAVGAQPRPSANREDFSPERLLPLNIRNSPFTRGRREDYAAGQSHRNRNLGGNYAEKLSTRDSHNPKDNTKSKEKESENVPGDNKGNKHKKHRKRRKGEEAESFLNPELLETTRKSRESSGVDETKTDALFVLPSRDDATPVRDEPMDAESITFKSVSEKDKREKDKPKVKSDKTKRKSDGSATAKKDNVLKPKGPQEKVDGEREKSPRSEPPLKKAKEEATKTDSVKPSSSSQKDDKVTGTPRKAHSKSAKEHQEAKPAKEEKVRKDCSKDIKSEKPANKDEKAKKPEKNKLLDSKGEKRKRKTEEKNVDKDFESSSMKISKVEGTELVKPSPKRKMEGEVEKLERTPEKDKIASSTAPAKKIKLNRETGKKIGSGENTSTTKEPSEKLEPTSSKIKQEKVKGKAKRKVAGTEGSSSTLVDYTSTSSTGGSPVRKSEEKTDTKRTVIKTMEEYNNDNTAPAEDVIIMIQVPQSKWDKDDFESEEEDVKATQPIQSIGKPSSIIKNVTTKPSATVKYTEKESEHSEKIQKLAKEVSHEVMQHEVKSAKGSACSEKGRTKDREHSALERENPDRRKSSAQPEKDSSADRLNEQGNFKTLSQSSKETRTSEKHESVRGSSNKDFTPGRDKKMDYEGREYSSSKRRDERSESARRKDSPLRSKDASSGQKSKPREERDLPKKGTESKKSSSSPPRDKKTHDHKAPYETKRSCEETKSVDKSSGKEREKHAAEARNGKESSGNKLPYIPNPPDPPVEKELVAGQVDKSTIKPKPQFSHSSRLSSDLTRETDEAAFEPDYNESDSESNVSVKEEEAIASVPKDLKEKTTEKAKESLTVATASQPGADRSQSQSSPSVSPSRSHSPSGSQTRSHSSSASTAGSQDSKKKKKKKDKKKHKKHKKHKKHKKHVAVEGDAEKSQKHKHKKKKAKKSKDKEKEKDDQKAKSVTV, encoded by the exons ATTGATGACTCTTCTGCATCTATTTCTCTGGCCCAGCTTACaaag ACTGCCAATCTGGCTGAAGCCAATGCTTCTGAGGAAGACAAAATTAAAGCAATGATGTCGCAATCTGGCCATGAATACGACCCAATCAA TTACATGAAGAAGCCTTTAGGTCCACCACCTCCATCTTATACCTGTTTCCGTTGTGGTAAACCTGGTCATTATATTAAGAACTGCCCAACAAATGGG GATAAGAACTTTGAATCTGGTCCTAGGATCAAAAAGAGCACTGGGATTCCTAGAAGTTTTATGATGGAAGTGAAAGATCCTAACATGAAAGGTGCAATGCTTACGAACACTGGAAAATATGCGATACCAACTATAGATGC AGAGGCCTATGCAAttgggaagaaagagaagccacCCTTCTTACCAGAGGAGCCATCTTCATCTTCAGAAGAAGATGATCCTATCCCAGACGAGCTCTTGTGTCTCATCTGCAAAGACATTATGACTGACGCCGTTGTCATTCCCTGCTGTGGAAACAGCTACTGTGATGAAT GTATAAGAACAGCACTCCTGGAATCAGATGAACACACATGTCCAACGTGTCATCAAAACGATGTTTCTCCTGATGCTTTAATTGCCAACAAGTTTTTACGACAG GCTGTGAATAACTTCAAAAATGAAACTGGCTATACAAAAAGACTTCGAAAACAGttacctccacccccacccccaataccaCCACCAAGACCACTCATTCAGCGGAACCTGCAACCTCTGATGAGATCTCCCATATCAAGACAGCAGGATCCTCTGATGATCCCAGTGACATCTTCCTCAGCTCACCCAGCTCCCTCTATATCTTCATTAACTTCAAATCCATCTTCCTTGGCTCCTTCTGTGCCTGGAAATCCATCTTCTGCTCCAGCTCCAGTACCTGATATAACTGCAACAGTATCTATATCAGTCCATTCAGAAAAATCAGATGGGCCTTTTCG GGATTCTGATAATAAGCTATTGCCAGCTGCCGCCCTTACATCAGAGCATTCAAAGGGAGCTTCCTCAATTGCTATTACTGCTCTTATGGAAGAAAAG GGTTACCAAGTGCCAGTTCTTGGAACTCCATCTTTGTTGGGACAGTCATTATTACATGGACAGTTGATCCCCACAACTG GTCCAGTAAGAATAAATGCTGCTCGTCCAGGTGGTGGTCGGCCAGGGTGGGAACA TTCCAACAAGCTTGGGTACCTGGTTTCTCCACCGCAGCAAattagaagaggagaaagaagctgtTATAG AAGCATAAACCGCGGGCGACACCACAGCGAGCGCTCACAGAGGACTCAAGGCCCGTCACTACCAGCAACTCCAGTCTTTGTGCCTGTTGCACCACCTCCTTTGTATCCGCCTCCTCCCCATacgcttcctcttcctccaggtGTACCTCCCCCACAGTTTTCTCCTCAGTTCCCTCCTGGCCAGCCTCCACCTGCAGGATATAGTGTCCCTCCTCCAGGGTTTCCGCCAGCTCCTGCCAATATATCAGCACCTTGGGTGTCATCAGGAGTGCAGAGTGCTCATTCAAACACCATCCCCACAACGCAAGCACCTCCTTTGTCCAGGGAAGAGTTCTATAGAGAGCAGCGACGGCTAAAGGAAGA ggaaaagaaaaagtccaagcTAGATGAGTTTACAAATGATTTTGCTAAGGAATTGATGGAATACAAAAAGATTCAAAAGGAGCGTAGGCGCTCATTTTCCAG gtctaaatctCCCTATAGTGGTTCATCGTATTCAAGAAGTTCATATACTTACTCAAAGTCACGGTCTGGCTCCACAAGGTCTCGTTCCTACTCTCGATCCTTCAGCCGCTCACACTCTCGCTCCTACTCACGATCACCCCCATatcccaggagaggcagaggcaagagccgCAATTACCGTTCTCGGTCCAGATCTCATGGGTACCACCGATCTAGGTCAAGGTCACCTCCATATAGACGCTATCATTCACGGTCCAGATCTCCTCAAGCATTTAGGGGACAGTCTCCCACTAAACGCAATGTACCTCAAGGAGAAACAGAGCGTGAGTATTTTAACAGATACAGAGAAGTTCCACCCCCTTATGACATCAAAGCCTATTATGGGCGGAGTGTCGACTTTAGAGACCCATTTGAGAAAGAACGCTATCGGGAGTGGGAGAGGAAATACCGAGAGTGGTACGAGAAGTACTACAAAGGGTATGCTGTGGGGGCACAGCCTAGACCCTCCGCCAACAGAGAGGACTTCTCTCCAGAGAGACTCTTACCTCTTAACATCCGAAATTCACCCTTCACAAGGGGGCGCAGAGAAGACTATGCTGCTGGACAAAGTCATAGAAATAGAAATCTAGGTGGCAACTATGCAGAAAAACTTTCAACAAGAGACAGTCACAATCCAAAAGATAATACAAAATCAAAAGAGAAGGAGAGTGAGAACGTCCCGGGAGACAATAAAGGAAACAAGCATAAGAAACACAGGAAgcgaaggaaaggggaagaggctGAGAGCTTCCTGAACCCGGAATTGTTAGAGACTACTAGGAAATCCAGGGAATCATCAGGTGTTGATGAAACTAAGACAGATGCACTGTTTGTTCTCCCAAGTAGAGATGATGCTACACCCGTTAGGGATGAGCCAATGGATGCAGAATCTATCACTTTCAAATCAGTGTCTgaaaaagacaagagagaaaaagataaGCCAAAAGTAAAAAGTGACAAGACCAAACGGAAAAGTGACGGGTCTGCTACAGCCAAGAAAGACAATGTTTTAAAACCTAAAGGACCCCAAGAAAAGGTAGATGGGGAGCGGGAAAAATCTCCACGCTCTGAACCTCCACTTAAAAAAGCCAAAGAGGAGGCTACAAAGACAGACTCAGTAAAACCTTCATCATCCTCTCAGAAGGACGACAAGGTCACTGGAACCCCCAGAAAAGCCCACTCTAAGTCTGCAAAAGAGCACCAGGAGGCAAAGCCAGCCAAGGAGGAGAAGGTGAGAAAGGACTGCTCGAAAGACATCAAGTCAGAAAAACCAGCCAACAAGGATGAAAAGGCCAAGAAGCCTGAGAAGAATAAACTACTTGAtagtaagggagaaaagagaaagagaaaaactgaagaaaagaatgTAGATAAAGATTTTGAGTCATCTTCAATGAAAATCTCTAAAGTAGAGGGGACTGAGTTAGTGAAACCATCACCAAAGCGCAAAATGGAAGGTGAAGTTGAAAAGCTGGAAAGGACCCCAGAAAAGGACAAGATTGCATCATCAACTGCCCCAGCCAAAAAAATTAAACTCAACAGagagactggaaaaaaaattggaagtGGAGAAAATACATCTACTACAAAAGAACCATCTGAAAAATTGGAGCCAACGTCTAGCAAAATTAAACAGGAAAAAGTCAAGGGAAAGGCCAAGCGGAAAGTAGCTGGTACTGAAGGCTCCAGCTCCACGCTTGTGGATTACACCAG tacaAGCTCAACTGGAGGCAGCCCTGTGCGGAAATCTGAGGAAAAGACAGATACAAAGCGAACAGTCATTAAAACTATGGAGgaatataataatgataatacAGCTCCTGCTGAAGATGTGATAATTATGATCCAGGTTCCTCAGTCCAAATGGGATAAAGATGACTTTGAATCTGAAGAAGAAGATGTTAAAGCCACACAGCCTATACAGAGTATAGGGAAACCATCTAGTATTATAAAAAATGTTACTACTAAGCCATCAGCTACAGTCAAGTACACTGAGAAAGAAAGTGAGCATTCAGAGAAAATTCAGAAGCTTGCCAAGGAGGTGAGCCATGAGGTGATGCAGCACGAGGTCAAAAGCGCAAAGGGCTCTGCGTGCAGTGAGAAGGGGAGAACCAAAGATCGGGAGCACTCAGCGTTGGAGAGGGAGAATCCTGACAGGAGGAAGAGCAGCGCCCAGCCGGAGAAGGACAGCAGCGCGGACCGGCTGAATGAACAAGGCAATTTTAAGACACTGTCCCAGTCTTCCAAAGAGACCAGGACTTCAGAAAAGCATGAATCTGTTCGTGGTTCCTCAAATAAAGACTTCACTCCTGGTAGAGACAAGAAAATGGACTATGAAGGCAGAGAGTATTCCAGTTCCAAACGAAGAGATGAGAGAAGTGAATCAGCCAGAAGGAAGGACTCTCCTCTTCGGAGTAAAGATGCTTCATCTGGACAGAAAAGTAAGCcgagggaggagagagatttgCCTAAAAAGGGCACAGAGTCCAAAAAAAGCAGTTCTAGTCCCCCAAGAGACAAAAAAACTCATGATCATAAAGCCCCTTATGAAACCAAACGTTCATGTGAAGAGACAAAGTCTGTAGATAAAAGCTCTGGGAAGGAACGAGAAAAGCATGCTGCTGAGGCTCGCAACGGCAAAGAGTCCAGTGGCAACAAGTTGCCATATATTCCTAACCCACCAGACCCTCCTGTTGAGAAAGAACTGGTCGCTGGACAGGTGGATAAGAGCACCATCAAGCCAAAACCCCAGTTCAGTCATTCTTCACGGCTTTCCTCTGATCTAACTAGAGAGACCGATGAGGCTGCCTTTGAACCAGACTATAATGAGAGTGATAGTGAAAGTAATGTATCTGTGAAGGAAGAAGAAGCTATTGCCAGTGTTCCCAAGGACTTGAAAgagaaaaccacagagaaagcaaaagagagctTGACTGTAgcaacagccagccagccaggtgcaGACAGGAGCCAGAGTCAAAGTAGCCCCAGTGTTAGTCCAAGTAGAAGTCATAGCCCTTCTGGGAGCCAGACccgcagccacagcagcagtgcCAGCACAGCGGGGAGCCAGgacagcaagaagaagaagaagaagaaagacaagaagaagcaCAAGAAGcataaaaagcacaagaaacacaagAAGCACGTGGCCGTGGAGGGGGACGCAGAGAAGagccagaaacacaaacacaagaagaagaaggcgaAGAAGAGCAAagacaaggagaaggagaaagatgaCCAAAAAGCGAAATCTGTCACTGTGTGA
- the Rbbp6 gene encoding E3 ubiquitin-protein ligase RBBP6 isoform X3, with product MSCVHYKFSSKLNYDTVTFDGLHISLCDLKKQIMGREKLKAADSDLQITNAQTKEEYTDDNALIPKNSSVIVRRIPIGGVKSTSKTYVISRSEPVMGTTKAIDDSSASISLAQLTKTANLAEANASEEDKIKAMMSQSGHEYDPINYMKKPLGPPPPSYTCFRCGKPGHYIKNCPTNGDKNFESGPRIKKSTGIPRSFMMEVKDPNMKGAMLTNTGKYAIPTIDAGRLLFHKLGTVGHKQIDTYLWNRGDVYGAAATQITHLREAYAIGKKEKPPFLPEEPSSSSEEDDPIPDELLCLICKDIMTDAVVIPCCGNSYCDECIRTALLESDEHTCPTCHQNDVSPDALIANKFLRQAVNNFKNETGYTKRLRKQLPPPPPPIPPPRPLIQRNLQPLMRSPISRQQDPLMIPVTSSSAHPAPSISSLTSNPSSLAPSVPGNPSSAPAPVPDITATVSISVHSEKSDGPFRDSDNKLLPAAALTSEHSKGASSIAITALMEEKGYQVPVLGTPSLLGQSLLHGQLIPTTGPVRINAARPGGGRPGWEHSNKLGYLVSPPQQIRRGERSCYRSINRGRHHSERSQRTQGPSLPATPVFVPVAPPPLYPPPPHTLPLPPGVPPPQFSPQFPPGQPPPAGYSVPPPGFPPAPANISAPWVSSGVQSAHSNTIPTTQAPPLSREEFYREQRRLKEEEKKKSKLDEFTNDFAKELMEYKKIQKERRRSFSRSKSPYSGSSYSRSSYTYSKSRSGSTRSRSYSRSFSRSHSRSYSRSPPYPRRGRGKSRNYRSRSRSHGYHRSRSRSPPYRRYHSRSRSPQAFRGQSPTKRNVPQGETEREYFNRYREVPPPYDIKAYYGRSVDFRDPFEKERYREWERKYREWYEKYYKGYAVGAQPRPSANREDFSPERLLPLNIRNSPFTRGRREDYAAGQSHRNRNLGGNYAEKLSTRDSHNPKDNTKSKEKESENVPGDNKGNKHKKHRKRRKGEEAESFLNPELLETTRKSRESSGVDETKTDALFVLPSRDDATPVRDEPMDAESITFKSVSEKDKREKDKPKVKSDKTKRKSDGSATAKKDNVLKPKGPQEKVDGEREKSPRSEPPLKKAKEEATKTDSVKPSSSSQKDDKVTGTPRKAHSKSAKEHQEAKPAKEEKVRKDCSKDIKSEKPANKDEKAKKPEKNKLLDSKGEKRKRKTEEKNVDKDFESSSMKISKVEGTELVKPSPKRKMEGEVEKLERTPEKDKIASSTAPAKKIKLNRETGKKIGSGENTSTTKEPSEKLEPTSSKIKQEKVKGKAKRKVAGTEGSSSTLVDYTSTSSTGGSPVRKSEEKTDTKRTVIKTMEEYNNDNTAPAEDVIIMIQVPQSKWDKDDFESEEEDVKATQPIQSIGKPSSIIKNVTTKPSATVKYTEKESEHSEKIQKLAKEVSHEVMQHEVKSAKGSACSEKGRTKDREHSALERENPDRRKSSAQPEKDSSADRLNEQGNFKTLSQSSKETRTSEKHESVRGSSNKDFTPGRDKKMDYEGREYSSSKRRDERSESARRKDSPLRSKDASSGQKSKPREERDLPKKGTESKKSSSSPPRDKKTHDHKAPYETKRSCEETKSVDKSSGKEREKHAAEARNGKESSGNKLPYIPNPPDPPVEKELVAGQVDKSTIKPKPQFSHSSRLSSDLTRETDEAAFEPDYNESDSESNVSVKEEEAIASVPKDLKEKTTEKAKESLTVATASQPGADRSQSQSSPSVSPSRSHSPSGSQTRSHSSSASTAGSQDSKKKKKKKDKKKHKKHKKHKKHKKHVAVEGDAEKSQKHKHKKKKAKKSKDKEKEKDDQKAKSVTV from the exons ATTGATGACTCTTCTGCATCTATTTCTCTGGCCCAGCTTACaaag ACTGCCAATCTGGCTGAAGCCAATGCTTCTGAGGAAGACAAAATTAAAGCAATGATGTCGCAATCTGGCCATGAATACGACCCAATCAA TTACATGAAGAAGCCTTTAGGTCCACCACCTCCATCTTATACCTGTTTCCGTTGTGGTAAACCTGGTCATTATATTAAGAACTGCCCAACAAATGGG GATAAGAACTTTGAATCTGGTCCTAGGATCAAAAAGAGCACTGGGATTCCTAGAAGTTTTATGATGGAAGTGAAAGATCCTAACATGAAAGGTGCAATGCTTACGAACACTGGAAAATATGCGATACCAACTATAGATGC TGGGAGACTCCTCTTTCACAAATTGGGAACAGTGGGGCATAAGCAAATTGATACTTATTTGTGGAATCGTGGTGATGTCTATGGAGCAGCTGCAACACAAATAACACACCTAAG AGAGGCCTATGCAAttgggaagaaagagaagccacCCTTCTTACCAGAGGAGCCATCTTCATCTTCAGAAGAAGATGATCCTATCCCAGACGAGCTCTTGTGTCTCATCTGCAAAGACATTATGACTGACGCCGTTGTCATTCCCTGCTGTGGAAACAGCTACTGTGATGAAT GTATAAGAACAGCACTCCTGGAATCAGATGAACACACATGTCCAACGTGTCATCAAAACGATGTTTCTCCTGATGCTTTAATTGCCAACAAGTTTTTACGACAG GCTGTGAATAACTTCAAAAATGAAACTGGCTATACAAAAAGACTTCGAAAACAGttacctccacccccacccccaataccaCCACCAAGACCACTCATTCAGCGGAACCTGCAACCTCTGATGAGATCTCCCATATCAAGACAGCAGGATCCTCTGATGATCCCAGTGACATCTTCCTCAGCTCACCCAGCTCCCTCTATATCTTCATTAACTTCAAATCCATCTTCCTTGGCTCCTTCTGTGCCTGGAAATCCATCTTCTGCTCCAGCTCCAGTACCTGATATAACTGCAACAGTATCTATATCAGTCCATTCAGAAAAATCAGATGGGCCTTTTCG GGATTCTGATAATAAGCTATTGCCAGCTGCCGCCCTTACATCAGAGCATTCAAAGGGAGCTTCCTCAATTGCTATTACTGCTCTTATGGAAGAAAAG GGTTACCAAGTGCCAGTTCTTGGAACTCCATCTTTGTTGGGACAGTCATTATTACATGGACAGTTGATCCCCACAACTG GTCCAGTAAGAATAAATGCTGCTCGTCCAGGTGGTGGTCGGCCAGGGTGGGAACA TTCCAACAAGCTTGGGTACCTGGTTTCTCCACCGCAGCAAattagaagaggagaaagaagctgtTATAG AAGCATAAACCGCGGGCGACACCACAGCGAGCGCTCACAGAGGACTCAAGGCCCGTCACTACCAGCAACTCCAGTCTTTGTGCCTGTTGCACCACCTCCTTTGTATCCGCCTCCTCCCCATacgcttcctcttcctccaggtGTACCTCCCCCACAGTTTTCTCCTCAGTTCCCTCCTGGCCAGCCTCCACCTGCAGGATATAGTGTCCCTCCTCCAGGGTTTCCGCCAGCTCCTGCCAATATATCAGCACCTTGGGTGTCATCAGGAGTGCAGAGTGCTCATTCAAACACCATCCCCACAACGCAAGCACCTCCTTTGTCCAGGGAAGAGTTCTATAGAGAGCAGCGACGGCTAAAGGAAGA ggaaaagaaaaagtccaagcTAGATGAGTTTACAAATGATTTTGCTAAGGAATTGATGGAATACAAAAAGATTCAAAAGGAGCGTAGGCGCTCATTTTCCAG gtctaaatctCCCTATAGTGGTTCATCGTATTCAAGAAGTTCATATACTTACTCAAAGTCACGGTCTGGCTCCACAAGGTCTCGTTCCTACTCTCGATCCTTCAGCCGCTCACACTCTCGCTCCTACTCACGATCACCCCCATatcccaggagaggcagaggcaagagccgCAATTACCGTTCTCGGTCCAGATCTCATGGGTACCACCGATCTAGGTCAAGGTCACCTCCATATAGACGCTATCATTCACGGTCCAGATCTCCTCAAGCATTTAGGGGACAGTCTCCCACTAAACGCAATGTACCTCAAGGAGAAACAGAGCGTGAGTATTTTAACAGATACAGAGAAGTTCCACCCCCTTATGACATCAAAGCCTATTATGGGCGGAGTGTCGACTTTAGAGACCCATTTGAGAAAGAACGCTATCGGGAGTGGGAGAGGAAATACCGAGAGTGGTACGAGAAGTACTACAAAGGGTATGCTGTGGGGGCACAGCCTAGACCCTCCGCCAACAGAGAGGACTTCTCTCCAGAGAGACTCTTACCTCTTAACATCCGAAATTCACCCTTCACAAGGGGGCGCAGAGAAGACTATGCTGCTGGACAAAGTCATAGAAATAGAAATCTAGGTGGCAACTATGCAGAAAAACTTTCAACAAGAGACAGTCACAATCCAAAAGATAATACAAAATCAAAAGAGAAGGAGAGTGAGAACGTCCCGGGAGACAATAAAGGAAACAAGCATAAGAAACACAGGAAgcgaaggaaaggggaagaggctGAGAGCTTCCTGAACCCGGAATTGTTAGAGACTACTAGGAAATCCAGGGAATCATCAGGTGTTGATGAAACTAAGACAGATGCACTGTTTGTTCTCCCAAGTAGAGATGATGCTACACCCGTTAGGGATGAGCCAATGGATGCAGAATCTATCACTTTCAAATCAGTGTCTgaaaaagacaagagagaaaaagataaGCCAAAAGTAAAAAGTGACAAGACCAAACGGAAAAGTGACGGGTCTGCTACAGCCAAGAAAGACAATGTTTTAAAACCTAAAGGACCCCAAGAAAAGGTAGATGGGGAGCGGGAAAAATCTCCACGCTCTGAACCTCCACTTAAAAAAGCCAAAGAGGAGGCTACAAAGACAGACTCAGTAAAACCTTCATCATCCTCTCAGAAGGACGACAAGGTCACTGGAACCCCCAGAAAAGCCCACTCTAAGTCTGCAAAAGAGCACCAGGAGGCAAAGCCAGCCAAGGAGGAGAAGGTGAGAAAGGACTGCTCGAAAGACATCAAGTCAGAAAAACCAGCCAACAAGGATGAAAAGGCCAAGAAGCCTGAGAAGAATAAACTACTTGAtagtaagggagaaaagagaaagagaaaaactgaagaaaagaatgTAGATAAAGATTTTGAGTCATCTTCAATGAAAATCTCTAAAGTAGAGGGGACTGAGTTAGTGAAACCATCACCAAAGCGCAAAATGGAAGGTGAAGTTGAAAAGCTGGAAAGGACCCCAGAAAAGGACAAGATTGCATCATCAACTGCCCCAGCCAAAAAAATTAAACTCAACAGagagactggaaaaaaaattggaagtGGAGAAAATACATCTACTACAAAAGAACCATCTGAAAAATTGGAGCCAACGTCTAGCAAAATTAAACAGGAAAAAGTCAAGGGAAAGGCCAAGCGGAAAGTAGCTGGTACTGAAGGCTCCAGCTCCACGCTTGTGGATTACACCAG tacaAGCTCAACTGGAGGCAGCCCTGTGCGGAAATCTGAGGAAAAGACAGATACAAAGCGAACAGTCATTAAAACTATGGAGgaatataataatgataatacAGCTCCTGCTGAAGATGTGATAATTATGATCCAGGTTCCTCAGTCCAAATGGGATAAAGATGACTTTGAATCTGAAGAAGAAGATGTTAAAGCCACACAGCCTATACAGAGTATAGGGAAACCATCTAGTATTATAAAAAATGTTACTACTAAGCCATCAGCTACAGTCAAGTACACTGAGAAAGAAAGTGAGCATTCAGAGAAAATTCAGAAGCTTGCCAAGGAGGTGAGCCATGAGGTGATGCAGCACGAGGTCAAAAGCGCAAAGGGCTCTGCGTGCAGTGAGAAGGGGAGAACCAAAGATCGGGAGCACTCAGCGTTGGAGAGGGAGAATCCTGACAGGAGGAAGAGCAGCGCCCAGCCGGAGAAGGACAGCAGCGCGGACCGGCTGAATGAACAAGGCAATTTTAAGACACTGTCCCAGTCTTCCAAAGAGACCAGGACTTCAGAAAAGCATGAATCTGTTCGTGGTTCCTCAAATAAAGACTTCACTCCTGGTAGAGACAAGAAAATGGACTATGAAGGCAGAGAGTATTCCAGTTCCAAACGAAGAGATGAGAGAAGTGAATCAGCCAGAAGGAAGGACTCTCCTCTTCGGAGTAAAGATGCTTCATCTGGACAGAAAAGTAAGCcgagggaggagagagatttgCCTAAAAAGGGCACAGAGTCCAAAAAAAGCAGTTCTAGTCCCCCAAGAGACAAAAAAACTCATGATCATAAAGCCCCTTATGAAACCAAACGTTCATGTGAAGAGACAAAGTCTGTAGATAAAAGCTCTGGGAAGGAACGAGAAAAGCATGCTGCTGAGGCTCGCAACGGCAAAGAGTCCAGTGGCAACAAGTTGCCATATATTCCTAACCCACCAGACCCTCCTGTTGAGAAAGAACTGGTCGCTGGACAGGTGGATAAGAGCACCATCAAGCCAAAACCCCAGTTCAGTCATTCTTCACGGCTTTCCTCTGATCTAACTAGAGAGACCGATGAGGCTGCCTTTGAACCAGACTATAATGAGAGTGATAGTGAAAGTAATGTATCTGTGAAGGAAGAAGAAGCTATTGCCAGTGTTCCCAAGGACTTGAAAgagaaaaccacagagaaagcaaaagagagctTGACTGTAgcaacagccagccagccaggtgcaGACAGGAGCCAGAGTCAAAGTAGCCCCAGTGTTAGTCCAAGTAGAAGTCATAGCCCTTCTGGGAGCCAGACccgcagccacagcagcagtgcCAGCACAGCGGGGAGCCAGgacagcaagaagaagaagaagaagaaagacaagaagaagcaCAAGAAGcataaaaagcacaagaaacacaagAAGCACGTGGCCGTGGAGGGGGACGCAGAGAAGagccagaaacacaaacacaagaagaagaaggcgaAGAAGAGCAAagacaaggagaaggagaaagatgaCCAAAAAGCGAAATCTGTCACTGTGTGA